The following proteins are co-located in the Cryptococcus neoformans var. neoformans B-3501A chromosome 12, whole genome shotgun sequence genome:
- a CDS encoding hypothetical protein (Match to ESTs gb|CF193475.1|CF193475, gb|CF193474.1|CF193474, gb|CF192642.1|CF192642; HMMPfam hit to AhpC-TSA, AhpC/TSA family, score: 43.3, E(): 6.8e-10) translates to MSLRIATTTARAIPARAVATRSIMTLRRVAVPQASPKGYRQSSILQDTAKTAHSAFANLASAAPIKKGDKMPDVEIKIDGPEGKVNLGKEKGKNVVVLVPGAFSGVCSNQVPPYITSFSDFKAKGINNVYVVAVNDIFVVNAWKDKMIGEFSSKEGEGVKFAADDTAALASALGLTFDAQPVFGGPRLKRGVLVVNDGMVEYVGVEDSPGDITISAADKVIKQL, encoded by the exons ATGTCACTCAGAATCGCAACCACCACAGCCAGGGCTATCCCAGCAAGGGCCGTAGCCAC ACGATCAATCATGACTCTCAGGAGAGTCGCCGTCCCACAGGCCTCTCCTAAAGGCTACAGGCAAT CATCCATCCTCCAAGACACAGCCAAAACAGCCCATTCGGCCTTTGCCAACCTCGCTTCCGCCGCGCCTATCAAAAAGGGGGATAAGATGCCGGACGTAGAGATCAAGATTGATGGCCCTGAGGGGAAAGTGAACTtgggcaaggaaaaggggaaaaatgTGGTCGTTTTGGTTCCTGGAGC ATTCTCGGGCGTCTGCTCAAACCAAGTCCCGCCTTACATTACCTCTTTCTCCGATTTCAAAGCCAAAGGGATCAACAATGTCTACGTCGTAGCAGTGAATGATATCTTTGTGGTGAACGCTTGGAAAGACAAGATGATTGGGGAGTTTAGCTCCAaagagggggagggagTCAAGTTTG CCGCCGACGACACTGCTGCCCTCGCCTCGGCCCTTGGCCTCACCTTCGATGCCCAACCCGTGTTTGGCGGACCGCGGCTCAAGCGCGGCGTGTTGGTCGTTAATGATGGGATGGTAGAGTATGTCGGTGTGGAGGATAGTCCTGGTGATA TCACCATCTCTGCTGCTGATAAAGTCATTAAGCAACTTTAA
- a CDS encoding hypothetical protein (HMMPfam hit to Sugar_tr, Sugar (and other) transporter, score: 395.5, E(): 6.4e-116) yields MSKITVAPSREEVPSLSALGIKAHPDALTLAYDDNALAGSYGGNGLKDLFASRMVLLAASAACIGGLLFGFDQGILSICLTMPQFQDQFPETNAEVNPQASLNKGIMTALLELGAFLGAFMSGYVSDRYSRKGSLAFGMVWFIIGSVLQSASYSFAQLVVGRFIGGIGIGVLSSTAPTYISEIAPPNIRGALLVLEQFSIVLGIVVMYYITYGSRYLSGGGSFRLPFALQMFPCIILGGFLYQLPYSPRWLALRGRDQECLASLCRLRQLPDTDPRVQAEWITIRAEAIRNREVLVKAHPTMTDKSTKSEFKLELASWVDMFRVGSIRQTMIGILLMFFQQFVGINALVYYAPTLFEQLGLDYELQLTLAGALNIAQLVAVVAAFFLLDKFGRKVFLIVGAIGLTVSHSVVAAMIGTYGDNWPAHKGPAWVGVGFIFGVMIFYGIGWGPVPWAMPAEIHASSRRAKGVAITTCSNWLNNFIIGLITPPLISGTKGYGAFIFFAIWSLLACLWSVFFVPETKGRTLEQMDAVFKSRTAIEDAQARDDILQIVCKEALNSINNPRQVPKMEIEMLENVDEKKSGTPSTISQV; encoded by the exons ATGAGTAAAATTACTGTCGCACCGAGCAGGGAGGAAGTCCCCAGTCTCTCTGCTCTGGGTATCAAGGCGCACCCGGATGCTCTGACTCTTGCATACGATGACAACGCCCTGGCAGGCTCTTATGGCGGTAATG GTCTCAAGGATCTTTTTGCCAGCAGGATGGTTTTACTGGCCGCCAGCGCTGCATGCATTGGTGGACTCTTATTTGGATTTGATCAGGGTATCCTGTCCATCTGTTTGACCATGCCCCAGTTCCAAGATCAGTTCCCAGAGACAAATGCAGAGGTAAACCCACAAGCGAGTCTCAACAAGGG TATCATGACAGCATTACTTGAGCTGGGTGCCTTTTTGGGAGCTTTCATGTCGGGATATGTTTCGGACCGGTATTCGCGAAAGGGATCTCTAG CTTTTGGTATGGTCTGGTTCATTATTGGATC TGTCCTGCAAAGCGCTTCCTATTCGTTTGCTCAGCTTGTTGTTGGGCGTTTCATTGGAGGTATCGGTATTGGTGTGCTTTCTTCAACTGCTCCCACCTATATCAGCGAGATTGCTCCCCCCAACATCCGAGGTGCCCTGCTCGTCCTCGAACAATTTTCCATCGTTCTTGGCATTGTGGTCATGTATTACATT ACATATGGATCTCGATACTTGTCCGGAGGTGGTTCGTTCCGACTGCCTTTTGCACTTCAGATGTTTCCTT GTATTATCCTTGGAGGGTTCCTGTACCAACTTCCTTACTCCCCTAGATGGCTGGCTCTCCGTGGTCGTGATCAAGAATGTCTGGCGAGCTTGTGTCGTCTCCGTCAGTTGCCTGATACCGACCCTAGGGTTCAAGCCGAATGGATCACCATCAGAGCAGAGGCCATTCGTAACCGTGAGGTGCTCGTTAAGGCGCATCCAACTATGACCGACAAGTCGACCAAATCGGAATTCAAGCTCGAGCTCGCGAGTTGGGTCGACATGTTCAGAGTCGGAAGTATACGACAGACGATGATCGGTATTCTACTCATGTTCTTCCAGCAGTTTGTGGGCATCAACGCT CTTGTCTACTATGCTCCGACACTGTTCGAACAGCTAGGACTTGACTACGAGCTTCAACTTACCCTCGCGGGTGCCTTGAATATCGCACAGCTTGTCGCTGTCGTCgctgcctttttccttcttgacaaATTTGGCCGCAAAGTTTTCCTTATCGTCGGTGCCATCGGTCTTACAGTTTCTCATTCCGTTGTAGCGGCCATGATCG GAACCTATGGTGACAACTGGCCGGCTCACAAGGGTCCTGCTTGGGTGGGTGTTGGATTCATCTTCGGTGTCATGATCTTCTACGGTATCGGTTGGGGTCCCGTCCCTTGGGCCATGC CTGCTGAAATTCACGCCTCCAGTCGCCGTGCCAAGGGTGTCGCTATAACAACCTGCTCCAATTGGCTGAACAATTTTATCATC GGCTTAATCACTCCTCCCCTCATTTCGGGCACCAAAGGATACGGGGCATTCATATTCTTTGCCATCTGGTCTCTCTTGGCTTGCCTTTGgtccgtcttcttcgtaCCTGAAACCAA AGGTCGTACCCTTGAGCAGATGGACGCCGTGTTCAAATCTCGAACTGCAATTGAGGATGCCCAAGCAAGGGATGACATCCTGCAAATTGTCTGCAAAGAGGCTCTCAACTCAATTAACAACCCCAGACAGGTTCCTAAGATGGAGATCGAGATGTTGGAAAACgtggacgagaagaagagtggtaCGCCAAGTACCATAAGCCAGGTGTAA
- a CDS encoding hypothetical protein (HMMPfam hit to HlyIII, Haemolysin-III related, score: 127.8, E(): 2.4e-35), whose translation MALEHHQDAQEPQDQSPWRRRMSHPLPIPTFRPNIPNIPHLRAALLGYLGELETALRRKLGDDLSEVGGVLHGGGNGSGRGRLPSVSLSSSMSTEDWTTSTESNDEDSYHGYSSALAGSSSISEVRQRNIATNADSNGSPSANTNAKDNTTTDPSSTKDSYINLLNHLSALREEASNYLPSLSVHMPLSIPNRQWLRSLPSRLSIVDPGLLSPLDKAKIKDELAAVIDFESGAVEGARKRVVDMVHAMLPSEDWAGWERLGWEEQEYGDGWRPGEYGHRRTRSASLGRSGKGKHNQDNDSDYPMMEDEEPEYLFPNRTPASTRALARRRAVRSKSVGAASLPLVKRARMERSQSYAFGSLVSFSPGKTVSEPVEMGSAGGSDREDGDEARDEDGDEVDEVMNEEGKDEGEFISISYLTVDLKSSLIAVETTTDPSVADGLRSSEDGGKLITYNELPAIWRNNEHIRTGYRFIPLHLKTGPVPLIKSAFAIHNETVNIHSHLIPTLFIFACIPFIIYNTPLPDAHPLDTAVVIAYLVAAISCLSSSAGWHVLSGCASRKWFEWGACVDYIGISWLIAASFGTVVYNGFYCQPKLTLFYCTTNMLCGALGSYLPFQRWFNERRNKHLRISFFLFLCFAMFAPMVHMFGQYGWHKASAFVAPFMVSIVAYVVGLLFYAFHFPECKWPGKFDIWGSSHQLWHLGIVVAIVLHYRAIFVAHGVKHEYSCAAPGQEISVAMVLERMIGWR comes from the exons ATGGCGCTAGAACATCATCAAGATGCACAAGAACCACAAGACCAAAGTCCATGGCGCCGGCGCATGTCCCACCCTCTTCCTATCCCCACTTTCCGCCCCAACATCCCCAACATTCCTCACCTCCGCGCTGCACTTCTCGGATATCTTGGTGAACTTGAGACTGCTCTCCGCCGTAAACTAGGAGACGATCTTTCCGAAGTTGGAGGGGTCTTACATGGTGGTGGCAACGGTAGCGGAAGGGGGAGGTTGCCATCGGTCTCATTGTCATCTTCTATGTCAACGGAGGACTGGACTACGTCGACTGAGAGTAATGATGAAGATTCTTACCATGGGTATTCGTCCGCCCTTGCTGGGTCTTCTTCGATTTCCGAGGTTCGACAGCGTAACATTGCCACCAACGCCGATAGCAATGGTAGCCCCAGTGCCAATACCAACGCCAAGGACAATACCACTACAGATCCCTCATCTACAAAAGACAGCTacatcaacctcctcaaccACCTTTCCGCTCTTCGCGAAGAAGCTTCCAATtaccttccttccttatCTGTGCACATGCCTCTCTCTATACCTAACCGGCAATGGCTTCGCTCCCTCCCTTCACGACTCTCCATCGTCGACCCTGGACTGCTTTCTCCTCTCGATAAGGCGAAAATCAAGGACGAGCTTGCAGCCGTGATAGATTTTGAGAGTGGGGCAGTGGAAggggcgaggaagagggtggtggaCATGGTTCATGCGATGCTGCCTTCAGAGGATTGGGCGGGGTGGGAGAGGTTGGGATGGGAGGAGCAAGAGTACGGGGATGGGTGGAGACCAGGGGAATATGGACACAGGCGGACGCGATCAGCATCCCTTGGTCGATCCGGCAAAGGGAAACACAATCAAGACAATGATAGCGACTATCcgatgatggaagatgaagaaccAGAATACCTTTTCCCCAACCGTACCCCCGCCTCAACCCGCGCACTcgcaagaagaagagcggtCAGGTCGAAATCAGTAGGGGCGGCGTCGTTACCATTAGTAAAGAGGgcaaggatggagaggtcGCAGAGCTATGCGTTTGGGTCGTTGGTCAGTTTTAGTCCGGGAAAGACTGTTTCAGAGCCAGTTGAGATGGGAAGTGCGGGTGGGAGTGATCGTGAGGATGGGGACGAAGCcagggatgaagatggtgatgaggtGGACGAAGTGATGAacgaagagggaaaggacgAGGGAGAGTTTATCAGTATATCGTACTTGACCGTAGACTTAAAATCAAGTCTGATTGCTGTGGAAACGACGACAGACCCGTCTGTCGCTGATGGGCTCAGAAGTTCAGAGGATGGGGGAAAACTGATAACGTACAACGAGTTGCCTGCGATATGGAGGAATAATGAACATATTCGTACTGGCTA CCGATTCATACCTCTACACCTCAAGACGGGGCCTGTACCGCTTATCAAATCTGCTTTTGCAATACATAACGAAACCG TGAATATACATTCGCATTTGATTCCAACGCTTTTCATTTTCGCTTGTATACCC TTTATAATATATAATACCCCCCTCCCCGACGCCCACCCACTCGACACAGCAGTAGTGATCGCCTACCTTGTCGCTGCTATTTCCTGCCTGAGTTCTTCAGCTGGGTGGCATGTGTTGAGCGGGTGTGCGAGTCGAAAGTGGTTTGAGTGGGGAGCTTGTGTGGATT ATATTGGTATATCAT GGCTCATAGCAGCATCCTTCGGCACCGTCGTTTACAACGGTTTCTACTGCCAACCGAAATTGACATTGTTTTACTGTACGACTAACATGCTATGCGGAGCCTTGGGGTCATATCTGCCTTTTCAGCGATGGTTCAATGAGAGGCGGAATaaa CATCTGAGAATAtcattctttcttttcctgtGTTTCGCGATGTTTGCGCCGATGGTACACATGTTTGGGCAATATGGATGGCATAAAGCGTCGGCCTTTGTTG CCCCATTCATGGTATCCATCGTAGCGTATGTTGTTGGTCTTTTGTTCTACGCGTTCCATTTCCCGGAATGCAAATGGCCTGGAAAGTTTGATATATGGGGATCTAGTCATCAG CTCTGGCATCTAGGTATCGTCGTCGCCATCGTCCTCCATTATCGAGCTATCTTTGTAGCGCATGGTGTGAAGCATGAGTATTCGTGTGCGGCGCCAGGTCAGGAGATTTCGGTGGCGATGGttttggagaggatgattggGTGGCGATAA
- a CDS encoding hypothetical protein (HMMPfam hit to Alpha-L-AF_C, Alpha-L-arabinofuranosidase C-terminus, score: 63.5, E(): 5.7e-16) yields MAVYSQHVTVNQSLLQQQAPRDFPNTPSHPKTLASTPILLDVTRLLYPSGPPVTDKIFSGFLEHLGRCIYGGIVDDPKDPSPEWLLEVQDEGKTFQKDRLGWRKDVMGCLAKDGELEIPMLRWPGGNFVSNYHWQDGIGPISERPKRVELAWLSDESNRFGTDEFIDYCRATGAEPYICLNMGTGSLEEALAWVEYCNGTGDTHWANLRRKNTGRDEPHAVKYWGLGNEMWGPWQVGNLLPSEYVRKARQWAHALKLVDPSIVLVSCGETGASDWDREVIQGLLPWADMHSIHFYTMLGHDKMSSVSGYDYEKNVFGPAAAEKHIDICKSLIDLANIGRTWERMPAKDMKICFDEWNVWDDVKAPGSNGLEQWYDYTDMLGFCAWLNVLVRKHKDIGIACLAQSVNVISPLMTKPDGIVRQTLYYPLQLFSKYMKNGHLLQLPVFPDVYTGPTFPVYIQQGNYKPSYIDSVAILVETEKGASIRVSILNRHPEVDWSSKIGFSGFEVESVEVHEIYSDDLAAANTFENPDTIIPKITKKNAKEWDGDVLVKKHSWSFIIFNGRFH; encoded by the exons ATGGCCGTCTACAGCCAACACGTTACAGTGAAtcagtctcttctccagcaACAGGCTCCGCGCGACTTTCCCAACACTCCCTCCCATCCCAAAACACTCGCATCAACTCCTATCCTCCTCGATGTCACCCGTCTCCTCTATCCCTCCGGACCTCCCGTCACAGACAAGATCTTCAGCGGCTTCCTCGAACATCTCGGGAGGTGTATCTACGGAGGTATTGTGGATGACCCGAAGGATCCAAGTCCGGAATGGCTTTTGGAGGTGCaggatgaaggaaagacgTTTCAGAAAGATAGATTGgggtggaggaaagatgTGATGGGGTGCTTGGCGAAGGATGGGGAGCTCGAGATTCCAATGCTGAGGTGGCCTGGTG GTAACTTCGTCTCCAATTACCACTGGCAAGACGGTATCGGCCCCATCTCTGAGCGTCCAAAGCGTGTCGAGCTCGCTTGGCTGAGCGACGAGTCCAACAGGTTTGGCACCGACGAGTTTATCGACTACTGCCGAGCGACGGGTGCTGAGCCTTACATCTGTTTGAATA TGGGCACTGGTAGTCTTGAGGAAGCTTTGGCATGGGTTGAGTACTGCAACGGGACTGGCGATACCCA CTGGGCAAACCTTCGACGCAAAAATACTGGAAGGGACGAGCCTCATGCTGTCAAATACTGGGGTCTCGGTAATGAGA TGTGGGGTCCATGGCAAGTTGGCaaccttctcccttccgAGTACGTGAGGAAAGCAAGGCAATGGGCCCATGCTCTCAAGCTCGTTGACCCTAGCATCGTATTGGTGTCTTGTGGCGAGACT GGTGCGTCTGATTGGGATAGAGAGGTTATCCAGGGTCTTCTTCCATGGGCTGATATGCACTCCATTCACTTCTA TACTATGCTCGGCCACGACAAGATGTCTAGCGTATCTGGTTATGACTACGAGAAGAACGTCTTCGGGCCAGCC GCTGCCGAGAAGCACATCGACATCTGCAAGTCACTCATCGACCTCGCTAACATCGGCCGAACCTGGGAGCGCATGCCAGCGAAGGATATGAAGATCTGCTTTGATGAG TGGAACGTCTGGGACGACGTCAAAGCGCCCGGATCCAACGGGTTGGAGCAATGGTACGACTACACCGACATGCTTGGCTTTTGTGCATGGTTGAATGTGCTTGTGAGGAAGCATAAGGATATAGGCATTGCATGTCTTGCTCAGTCTGTCAACGTC ATCTCACCTCTCATGACCAAGCCAGATGGTATTGTTCGCCAGACTTTGTATTACCCCCTTCAGCTTTTCAGCAAGTACATGAAGAACGGacaccttctccaacttccTGTCTTCCCTGACGTCTA CACCGGTCCCACCTTCCCTGTCTACATCCAACAAGGCAACTACAAACCCTCCTACATCGACTCTGTCGCTATCCTCGTCGAAACGGAGAAGGGGGCAAGCATCAGGGTTAGCATTCTGAATAGGCATCCGGAGGTGGATTGGAGCTCGAAGATAGGGTTCTCGGGTTTCG AGGTCGAGAGTGTCGAGGTTCACGAGATCTACTCGGACGACCTTGCTGCTGCG AATACGTTCGAAAACCCTGACACTATTATTCCTAAGATTACAAAGAAGAACGCGAAAGAGTGGGATGGAGATGTTTTGGTTAAAAAGCATTCGTGGTCCTTCATCATTTTCAATGGTCGTTTTCATTGA
- a CDS encoding hypothetical protein (HMMPfam hit to OTU, OTU-like cysteine protease, score: 51.1, E(): 3e-12), whose protein sequence is MMIMGITPAPSEPPGCLLHRLLLALGVDLLSGECDGLWIKTPGHPTGRKVYVRTGTICCGRPAAVAITGVSHFSGRRTRGRHACSKYSCRQTTEDTKLKPPLQQQIAGQSSPTRPRDNPPNLQLPNTPSNLRPNQFPYTQADVVPIPGYPGWGRTNWTIGDGNCQFRAFAKALDNGRTSHQEVRRRVAEAMVQRPWRDFISHNYISPRELEEDARRLAQDAEWGNHTSLWMMGALWEVSIAVLCIDADGSLSWLTGYDGLDEGYLCLAFVNGNHYENLLHL, encoded by the exons ATGATGATAATGGGAATAACTCCAGCTCCCAGCGAGCCGCCAGgctgccttcttcatcgactCTTATTGGCATTGGGGGTCGATCTTCTAAGTGGAGAGTGTGACGGGCTTTGGATTAAAACACCTGGGCACCCTACCG GACGCAAGGTCTATGTCAGAACTGGAACCATCTGCTGTGGTCGTCCAGCTGCGGTTGCCATCACTGGTGTCAGCCACTTTTCAGgaaggaggacgagaggaagacatGCATGCTCCAAGTACAGCTGTAGACAAACGACCGAGGACACGAAACTAAA GCCT CCGCTCCAGCAACAAATCGCTGGGCAATCTTCCCCAACCCGTCCACGAGATAATCCCCCTAACCTTCAGCTCCCCAACACACCGTCAAATCTGCGTCCAAACCAATTTCCTTATACGCAGGCTGACGTTGTGCCCATACCAGGCTATCCAGGATGGGGACGGACCAACTGGACAATAGGAGATGGCAACTGCCAGTTTAGGGCCTTTGCAAAGGCTCTAGACAATGGCAGAACATCCCACCAGGAGGTTCGTCGAAGGGTGGCAGAGGCCATGGTCCAAAGGCCTTGGAGGGATTTTATCTCCCACAATTACATTTCCCCACGGGaattggaggaagatgccCGGCGGTTGGCACAAGACGCGGAGTGGGGAAACCACACGAGcctttggatgatgggaGCACTATGGGAGGTCAGCATTGCTGTTCTCTGCATAGATGCAGATGGGTCCCTGAGCTGGCTCACGGGATACGACGGGTTGGATGAGGGTTATTTATGTTTAGCTTTTGTCAACGGCAATCATTACGAAAATTTATTGCATTTGTAG